The window TCGTCACGAACGTACCGGGCATCGCCTTTTGTTTTATAGGTCTTGTAAACGAATTTGGAGGCCATGTATTATTTTTCTGTTAATATAGTGTGGTATTCCTTAGAACAGATGCCGAAACAAGTTCAAAACCAGCGCATGACGCGTGTTTTTAACCTCACCCCCTGTCCCCCTCTCCTAGTCTGGAGAGGGGGTAACTCTTGGCGTACCAAATCTTTACCATCTCCTATTTAGGAGAGGGTGGCCGAAGGCCGGGTGAGGTCAGAACTGATGACTATATAACACTTTTCTCAATTTTCATATTCAGATTTCATGTTTCTTATTTCTTCCTAAGCCGTCTCTTCCGCCTCTTCGATAACCGGCGCGGGAGCTTCGCTTACAACCGGCCTTCTCGCCCAGTATGACGCGAGTATGGCGCCCGACATGTTCTGCCAGGAGGCAAATACTACTCCGGGCAGGGCGGCCAGATTGCTGTGGAGCACCTTTATGGCGAGGCCGGCGGCCATAGCGCTGTTCTGTAGGCCGACCTCAACTGCGATAGTGCGGGAATCGATAATCCCGATGCCAAGGGCTCGCGAGCACCAGTATCCGAGCATATAGCCCATAAAATTGTGGAGCATGATGGAGATGAGTATGCTGAATACTATTGCTCCGACCAGGAGCGAATCGCGGGAGTAGGCGGTGAGAATGCCGTTGGCTACACAGATTCCAAACATGGAAAAGAATGGCAGGGAGCGCATGATTCCATCGGAAACCAGGGCGAATTTCGGATTCACTTTCGACATTCTCCGGAGGAAAGTGTTCACCAGAAGCCCTCCGCCTACCGGGAAGATGATCATCTGGAATATGGACCACATCATGTCGAAGAAATTTATCGGGATATAGGCGCCAGCCAGCCATTTGGTCATGGTCGGGGTCATGACCGGCGCCACCAGGGTGGAAACTGCGGTCAGGGTTACCGAGAGCGCGACATTTGCTTTCGCGAGGAAATTGATCACATTGGAGGCCACTCCTCCCGGGCAGGAGCCGTTGAGCACGATGCCTGCCGCCACTTCGGGATTGGGCGCGAACAGCATTGCGATGCCTTTTCCCACAAATGGCATGACCGTATACTGGAGCACTATCCCGATCACAATGGTCTGGGGCATGATGAAAACCCGCTTGAAATCCCTGATGCTCAGTGTGGTGCCCATCCCGAACATGATGAACTGAATGATGTTCATGATGTAGGGTTTGGTCTCGACGCCATGTACATTGGTGAAAAACCGTGGAAAGAACATGGCGGTGGTAACAAATGCGGTTACCCAGAGAGTGAATGCGGTAACCGACCAGAATTCGCTTCCCCGAACATAGAGAGCCAGGGAGACAAAGGTCATGACAGCGAAAGGCCCGACTTCGGCGCGGTAGCCCAGCGATAGGAGAACAGTGGTAATCATAAGGCATACAAGGCTGAGTATCAGGAAAAAAGGATAGATTCCTTTTATTCCTAATGGACTTTTATCTTTATGACCGGCCATGTATGCTGTTCTCCTTAAAGGTAAAAATATTTTTTACAAGTTTGATGATCGGGAAAAAAGTCACAGTGAACTCACCCCCTGACCCCCTCTCTTGAAAATAGAGGGGGAGAACCATCTGCTCTTAAACTAAGTATTATCAAAAAAATAATCAACGTTTTAGTCGTACCCCTCTCTTAATAAGAGAGGGGATCAAGGGGTGAGTTTCCTTTACGCCGGCGGCCTGATTTCACCTTTCTCAGGGCCCAGAAGCTTTGTATAGGCGTCGTAAACTTCCCGTGTAGACATGCTGGGATGACCCCAGGGACAGCCGACCGCCCAGTCCTCGTCGAGTTTGTCCAACTCGACCGGCTCGCCCTTCTCCCGCAGATGAGAGCGAAAGGCTGCAAGATAGAATTTGCACTTTTCGAGAAAACTGTCGTACCTTTCCGGCAGTTTCGGCATGCCGTGATAGAACATATCCTGCACGGCGAGAAGCAGGGGGAGGTAGACGAAATTCTCCCAATGCCCGGTATCGTAACGGCAGACCTGTTCGCTGCCCTGGAACTTCGTCCATATAAGGCAATTTTCGCGCTTGTCGTGGTGGATAGTCCCCGTAAACGAGCCATTGCCGCGGTCTTT of the Candidatus Latescibacter sp. genome contains:
- a CDS encoding bile acid:sodium symporter family protein; protein product: MAGHKDKSPLGIKGIYPFFLILSLVCLMITTVLLSLGYRAEVGPFAVMTFVSLALYVRGSEFWSVTAFTLWVTAFVTTAMFFPRFFTNVHGVETKPYIMNIIQFIMFGMGTTLSIRDFKRVFIMPQTIVIGIVLQYTVMPFVGKGIAMLFAPNPEVAAGIVLNGSCPGGVASNVINFLAKANVALSVTLTAVSTLVAPVMTPTMTKWLAGAYIPINFFDMMWSIFQMIIFPVGGGLLVNTFLRRMSKVNPKFALVSDGIMRSLPFFSMFGICVANGILTAYSRDSLLVGAIVFSILISIMLHNFMGYMLGYWCSRALGIGIIDSRTIAVEVGLQNSAMAAGLAIKVLHSNLAALPGVVFASWQNMSGAILASYWARRPVVSEAPAPVIEEAEETA